The DNA segment CTTGGTTTTATTATTGCGCTCTTTCTTGGCCGAACCTTTCCGTATTCCTTCTGGTTCAGAAAAACCCGATCTACTGATAGGTGATTTTATTGTTGCAAATAAGTTTAGTTATGGCATACGCTTACCGGTATTACATAAAAAAATCATTTCCATTGGTGAGCCCAATCGCGGTGATATTGTAGTGTTTTTATGGCCCAGAGATACATCAACTTATTTTATTAAACGCGTGATTGGTTTACCTGGCGACGTTATAAGCTATAAAGATAAAGTCTTAACCATCAATGGTCAGCTTGCTCCACAAACCTTACTCGGAAAGCAAACCGATCAAGATGGTGCGAATGAAAAATGGCCGGTGTTGTTAAAGCGTGAAAATTTATTGGGTGTGCAACATGATATTTATTTACGTCCTGACCAATTAGCGACGGATTTTTCAGTATATGTACCACCAGGCAATTATTTTGTTATGGGTGATAATCGAGACAATAGCTTAGATAGCCGTTATTGGGGTTTTGTCCCTGAAAAAGATCTTATCGGCAAGGCTATGTGGGTATTTTTTAGTTGGGATAACGAACAGCACCGAGTGCGTTGGAATCGATTGGGAATGCGTATCCATTAGGTGGAGTTTTTTAATTTTAAGAGGCCATAGTGAGAGCAGAAATAGAAACCTTATGTGAAAAATTAAATTATCGATTTAAGAATCCTGAACTATTGGAAGATGCACTTAGCCATCGTAGTTTTCGTGGCAATAAAAATAATGAACGATTAGAATATTTAGGCGATGCTGTACTTAACTTTGTAATTGCCGCCGCTTTATTTCGTCAAAACATTAAAGCTCGTGAAGGTGAGTTAAGTCGTTTGCGTGCTAATCTGGTGCGTGGCGAAACCTTGACCGATCTCGCAAAAGAATTTGAATTAGGAAACTATTTACGTTTAGGTGCTGGAGAATTAAAAACGGGAGGCGCGCAGCGTAAGTCTATTTTAGCCGATGGTATGGAAGCGGTTGTCGGTGCTATTTATCTCGATGGTGGCTTTCAGGCTTGTGAAACCTGCATACTACGTTGGTATGAAAATCGCTTGGAAAATGTCGAAACCATTCCAGATCTTAAAGATCCTAAAACTCGTTTACAAGAGTATTTGCAAGCAAAAAAATTAGCTTTACCTGTTTACACTATTTTAGCCTTAGATGGCCCTGCTCATAATCAATCCTTTAAAGTAGAATGTCAACTGCATGGGTTACCGAATAAAGCTGTAGGAATAGGCAGTAGTCGGCGTCGCGCCGAGCAAAAAGCCGCAGAAAAAATTTTAGCTGAATTAGAGTCAATCTATAAAGCTTAATACAATGATATACATACAGCAATTGAATTTTTGGCAAATGCTGCGTTGTTAAACAAGATTCTTTTATATAATAACCATGAGGATTGCGAATTGAGCGGCAACACAGACAAAAATTCAAGTACGAAAAGTATGAAACACTTAGAAGGCACTCATTGTGGCACCATAGCCATTATCGGTCGTCCAAATGTCGGTAAGTCTACTTTACTGAATAAAATCTTAGGTGAAAAATTAACCATTACTTCATCAAAACCACAAACGACTCGGCATCAAATTTTAGGAATTAAAACCGAAGCACAGACGCAATCAATTTATATCGATACGCCTGGAATACATCCTAATACTCAACGTCGTTTAAGTCGAGCGATGGTGCGATCGGCTATTAATGCTTTAATCGATGTCGATATTATTGGTTTTGTTGTCGAAGCCAATCGTTGGACTGCTGACGATGACGCTATTCTAGAACGTATAAAGCATCAAGAACATCCAGTGATACTAATTGTTAACAAGATAGATAAAATAAAAGATAAGACTCGTTTACTACCTTTTTTACAATCCTGTTCTGAGAAAATGTCTTTTTTAGCTATCGTTCCTGTTTCAGCGCAAAAAGATAAAAATATTGATGAATTAGAAAAAGTGATAGCGCTTGCGTTACCCATCGCTGAATTTATTTATCCAGCGGATCAGTTCACGGATCGAAGCCAACGTTTTTTAGCAGCAGAATTTATCCGTGAAAAATTGATGCGAAGTTTATACGAAGAACTACCTTATTGGTTAACGGTCAGTATCGAACAATTTGCTGAGCAAAAAAAAATTATTAAAATTTCAGCCATCATTTGGACAGAACGATCCAGTCAGAAAGCCATTATTATTGGTAAAAATGGTGAGTTACTTAAAAAAGTCGGCACTGAGGCACGCATGGATATGGAAACTTGTTTTGGCAAAAAAGTTTATTTAGTGCTCTGGGTAAAGGTAAAAGCAGGTTGGTCAGAAGAAGAAGGGAGTTTGTAAATTTATCGTTTTATATTCTCATCTAAGCTAAAATAAACATAAGTTGTTAAGCTTTTGTCATGGAGGGTAAAAATGCATGATATTAATGTCTGTGCGAAAAAACAAGCCGGAGATAATCGATTATCAAAGGATAATGCGGCATTATTGTTGGTTGATCATCAAACCGGGTTATTTCAATTAGTCCGAGATTATAATTTTGATGAATTTAAGAATAATGTCTTAGCTTTAGCTGACATTGCGCTACTGTATAAATTGCCAGTGGTATTAACCACCAGTCAAGAACAAGGTCCTAATGGTCCGATTCTCCCTTATTTAAAAGAAAAATTTCCTAAATCTGCTTACATCGCCAGACCGGGTGAAATTAACGCTTGGGATAATAAAGATTTTGTTGATGCGGTTAAAGCCACCGGACGAAAAAAACTTATCATAGCTGGAATTGTCACAGATGTATGCGTGGCGTTTCCAACCCTCGCTGCGTTAAGTGAAGGCTATAGCGTATATGTCGTAGTGGATGCATCGGGAACTTTTAATACCTCAGTACGTGATGCCGCATTAACGCGTATGGTTCATGCAGGGGCTATATTAACCAGTTGGTTTGCTTTATCCGCAGAATTACAACGCGACTGGCGCCAGCCAGAAGGTAAGGCTTTAGCTGATTTATATGAAGAGCGTTTAGTGCCGTATGGAAACCTTATCATCAGCAAGAACGCAAAATAATATCGTTATTAAATGACTGCGAAATGGTTTTTATTGGAATGTGAATTATACTCGACTAAGCATTTGCTTATTGAGGAGATAGTATGAAATTATTTCAGATGTTAGGTGCAGGCGCATTAGTTTCTTTGCTATTAACTGCGAGCAATGCATCCTTTTGTGCTACTCCTAGCGATGCCATCTTAAATTTATTACATATTACTCCTTCCGGTGAGTCTGTCGATTATGTCCTACATAAAAAACAATTCCAACTCCAAAACTTAGTGACTGAACAACGCCATCCTAAAACAAATAATTTGAGTTATCTGATCAGTAATGATACGCAAGGTGGGTTAAAGGAAATTTTGCTAATAGATGAAGATATCTCAAAAAAATTTAAAGAGATGGCGAATAATCCTCAACAATTAAAAACATTAGCGAATGCATCTCAGGCCATCGAAATGGCGATTATCAATCATAGAAAAATATTTTTTTATGGGACAGGTGCGACGGGTCGTTTAAGCGTTTTAGTGGAATCGTCTTTATGGAGACCCTTCTGGGAAAAATTAAAACTTCTACCCGAATG comes from the Rickettsiella endosymbiont of Rhagonycha lignosa genome and includes:
- the lepB gene encoding signal peptidase I, encoding MSLNFEFFLTTAVVISGAIALVDSLIFAPIRKRKKIAHPSVLIEYARSFFPILLLVLLLRSFLAEPFRIPSGSEKPDLLIGDFIVANKFSYGIRLPVLHKKIISIGEPNRGDIVVFLWPRDTSTYFIKRVIGLPGDVISYKDKVLTINGQLAPQTLLGKQTDQDGANEKWPVLLKRENLLGVQHDIYLRPDQLATDFSVYVPPGNYFVMGDNRDNSLDSRYWGFVPEKDLIGKAMWVFFSWDNEQHRVRWNRLGMRIH
- the rnc gene encoding ribonuclease III encodes the protein MRAEIETLCEKLNYRFKNPELLEDALSHRSFRGNKNNERLEYLGDAVLNFVIAAALFRQNIKAREGELSRLRANLVRGETLTDLAKEFELGNYLRLGAGELKTGGAQRKSILADGMEAVVGAIYLDGGFQACETCILRWYENRLENVETIPDLKDPKTRLQEYLQAKKLALPVYTILALDGPAHNQSFKVECQLHGLPNKAVGIGSSRRRAEQKAAEKILAELESIYKA
- the era gene encoding GTPase Era translates to MKHLEGTHCGTIAIIGRPNVGKSTLLNKILGEKLTITSSKPQTTRHQILGIKTEAQTQSIYIDTPGIHPNTQRRLSRAMVRSAINALIDVDIIGFVVEANRWTADDDAILERIKHQEHPVILIVNKIDKIKDKTRLLPFLQSCSEKMSFLAIVPVSAQKDKNIDELEKVIALALPIAEFIYPADQFTDRSQRFLAAEFIREKLMRSLYEELPYWLTVSIEQFAEQKKIIKISAIIWTERSSQKAIIIGKNGELLKKVGTEARMDMETCFGKKVYLVLWVKVKAGWSEEEGSL
- a CDS encoding hydrolase, coding for MHDINVCAKKQAGDNRLSKDNAALLLVDHQTGLFQLVRDYNFDEFKNNVLALADIALLYKLPVVLTTSQEQGPNGPILPYLKEKFPKSAYIARPGEINAWDNKDFVDAVKATGRKKLIIAGIVTDVCVAFPTLAALSEGYSVYVVVDASGTFNTSVRDAALTRMVHAGAILTSWFALSAELQRDWRQPEGKALADLYEERLVPYGNLIISKNAK